In Stutzerimonas stutzeri, a genomic segment contains:
- the ispD gene encoding 2-C-methyl-D-erythritol 4-phosphate cytidylyltransferase, giving the protein MLPSFWVVIPAAGVGSRMRADRPKQYLPLAGKTIIEHTIECFLDHPRLLGVVVSLATADPYWPRLECASDSRIQRADGGAERAESVLSGLRRVAELGARDEQWVLVHDAARPNLAREDLDRLLAELANDPVGGLLAVPARDTLKRAGDDGRVQETIDRSVVWQAFTPQMFRLGALRDALAGALEAGAPVTDEASALEWAGLSPKLIEGRADNLKVTRPEDLHGLEQRWQS; this is encoded by the coding sequence ATGCTTCCGTCTTTCTGGGTTGTCATCCCGGCTGCCGGTGTTGGCAGCCGCATGCGGGCCGATCGGCCCAAACAGTACCTGCCGCTGGCCGGCAAGACGATCATCGAACATACCATTGAATGCTTTCTCGATCATCCCCGGTTGCTGGGGGTGGTCGTCAGTCTGGCGACTGCAGATCCATACTGGCCACGGCTGGAATGTGCCAGTGATTCGCGTATTCAACGTGCCGACGGCGGAGCCGAGCGTGCCGAGTCGGTACTTTCGGGGTTGCGTCGTGTAGCGGAATTGGGCGCACGAGACGAACAATGGGTCCTGGTCCATGATGCGGCGCGTCCCAACCTGGCGCGTGAGGATCTCGACAGATTGCTCGCTGAATTGGCGAATGATCCAGTCGGCGGTCTGCTCGCTGTACCGGCGCGCGATACGCTAAAACGGGCAGGCGACGACGGACGCGTCCAGGAAACCATCGATCGCAGCGTTGTCTGGCAGGCATTCACGCCACAGATGTTTCGCCTCGGGGCGCTGCGTGATGCGCTCGCCGGGGCGCTCGAAGCTGGCGCGCCGGTCACCGACGAGGCCTCGGCACTGGAATGGGCGGGGCTTAGTCCGAAGCTGATCGAGGGGCGTGCGGATAATCTCAAGGTCACTCGTCCGGAAGATCTGCACGGGTTGGAACAGCGCTGGCAATCTTGA
- a CDS encoding LysR family transcriptional regulator — protein MDRWEGVDEFVAVAECGSFMRAAEQLRVSSSHVSRQVARLEERLQARLLYRTTRRVSLTEAGHTFLARCQRLIEERDEAFRAISDLHAAPTGLLRMTAAVAYGERFIVPLVNEFMAQHPQLRVEIELSNRTLDLVQEGYDLAIRLGRLSESRLVATRLAPRAMYLCAAPAYLEHYGRPHTLSELARHNCLVGTGDTWMLRVDGREQPFKPTGNWRCNSGQAVLDAALRGFGLCQLPDYYVQEPLRRGELVSLLEANQPPNTAVWAVYPQRRYPLPKVRLLIQALKEGLAMRPEYSNQRD, from the coding sequence TTGGATCGCTGGGAAGGTGTCGATGAGTTCGTCGCTGTAGCGGAATGCGGAAGCTTCATGCGTGCTGCAGAACAGCTGCGGGTTTCATCGTCACACGTCAGCCGTCAGGTGGCGCGCCTCGAAGAACGTCTGCAGGCTCGGCTGCTCTACCGCACCACTCGGCGGGTCTCACTGACTGAAGCGGGCCACACCTTTCTGGCGCGCTGCCAGCGATTGATCGAGGAGCGCGACGAAGCCTTTCGTGCCATCAGCGATCTGCACGCCGCACCGACGGGCCTGCTGCGCATGACCGCCGCGGTGGCCTATGGCGAGCGCTTCATCGTGCCGCTGGTCAACGAGTTCATGGCGCAGCATCCACAGCTGCGAGTCGAGATCGAGCTCTCGAACCGCACCCTTGATCTGGTCCAGGAGGGCTACGATCTGGCAATACGCCTCGGCCGGCTCAGCGAGTCTCGCCTGGTAGCGACGCGTCTTGCGCCTCGCGCCATGTATCTCTGTGCCGCACCAGCCTACCTCGAGCACTACGGACGACCGCACACGTTGTCGGAGTTGGCTCGACATAACTGTCTGGTCGGCACGGGCGACACCTGGATGCTTCGAGTGGACGGTCGCGAACAGCCCTTCAAACCCACCGGCAACTGGCGCTGCAACAGCGGCCAGGCGGTGCTCGACGCCGCACTGCGCGGCTTCGGTCTTTGCCAGCTGCCAGACTATTACGTACAGGAACCGCTACGCCGTGGCGAACTCGTTTCGCTATTGGAAGCCAACCAGCCGCCGAACACGGCGGTCTGGGCCGTTTATCCGCAGCGCCGCTATCCGCTGCCGAAGGTGCGATTGCTGATCCAGGCGCTCAAGGAGGGGCTTGCCATGCGTCCCGAATACAGCAACCAACGCGATTGA
- a CDS encoding S-(hydroxymethyl)glutathione dehydrogenase/class III alcohol dehydrogenase — translation MTIKSRAAVAFAPNQPLQIVEVDVEPPKAGEVLVRIVATGVCHTDAYTLSGEDSEGVFPCILGHEGGGIVEAVGEGVTSVAVGDHVIPLYTAECRQCKFCMSGKTNLCSSVRATQGKGLMPDGTTRFSYKGEPIYHYMGTSTFSEYTVLPEVSVAKIPNEAPLEKVCLLGCGVTTGIGAVLNTAKVEEGATVAVFGLGGIGLAAIIGAKMAGASRIIAIDINPSKFAIAEELGATDFVNPKDHEKPIQEVIVEMTDGGVDYSFECVGNVQLMRAALECAHKGWGESVIIGVAGAGQEISTRPFQLVTGRVWRGSAFGGVKGRTELPNYVAKAQSGEIPLDTFITHNMGLEEINQAFDLMHEGKSIRTVIHF, via the coding sequence ATGACTATCAAGTCCCGTGCTGCAGTTGCCTTCGCTCCCAATCAGCCCTTGCAGATCGTTGAGGTGGATGTCGAGCCGCCAAAGGCGGGTGAGGTGCTGGTGCGTATCGTTGCGACCGGCGTCTGCCATACCGATGCTTACACGCTGTCCGGGGAGGATTCCGAGGGGGTTTTTCCTTGCATTCTTGGGCACGAGGGGGGCGGAATCGTCGAAGCGGTCGGCGAAGGCGTCACCTCCGTGGCGGTCGGCGACCACGTCATCCCGCTGTATACGGCCGAGTGCCGCCAGTGCAAGTTCTGCATGTCCGGCAAGACCAACCTCTGCAGCTCTGTGCGCGCCACTCAGGGCAAGGGTCTGATGCCGGACGGCACTACGCGGTTCTCCTATAAGGGCGAGCCGATCTACCACTACATGGGCACCTCGACCTTTTCCGAATACACCGTGCTGCCTGAAGTCTCCGTGGCGAAGATCCCCAACGAGGCACCGCTGGAAAAGGTCTGTTTGCTGGGTTGCGGCGTCACAACCGGTATCGGCGCGGTACTCAACACCGCCAAGGTAGAAGAGGGAGCCACCGTGGCGGTCTTCGGACTCGGTGGCATCGGTCTGGCTGCGATCATCGGTGCGAAGATGGCTGGGGCCAGCCGGATCATCGCGATCGACATCAATCCTTCCAAGTTCGCCATCGCCGAAGAACTGGGCGCTACCGACTTCGTCAACCCGAAGGACCATGAGAAGCCGATCCAGGAGGTCATCGTCGAAATGACAGACGGTGGCGTGGACTATTCCTTTGAGTGCGTAGGCAACGTCCAGCTGATGCGCGCCGCCCTCGAATGTGCCCACAAGGGGTGGGGTGAGTCGGTAATCATCGGCGTCGCCGGTGCCGGGCAGGAGATCAGTACGCGCCCCTTCCAGCTGGTCACGGGTCGCGTCTGGCGCGGTAGTGCCTTCGGCGGGGTGAAGGGGCGGACCGAGCTGCCGAACTACGTGGCCAAAGCCCAGAGCGGAGAGATTCCACTGGATACTTTCATCACCCACAACATGGGGCTGGAAGAGATCAATCAGGCATTCGATCTGATGCACGAAGGCAAGAGCATTCGGACCGTTATTCATTTCTAG
- the fghA gene encoding S-formylglutathione hydrolase, with translation MTLEIISSQKSFGGWHKRYRHRSTNLSCDMTFAVYLPPQAEQGGKLPVLYWLSGLTCTDENFMQKAGGHRLAAELGLVIVAPDTSPRGAGVPDDPEAAYDFGLGAGFYLNASQEPWAQHYRMHDYVVDELPSLVEANFPVSDKRGISGHSMGGHGALVCALKNPGRYLSLSAFAPISNPADCPWGEKAFSGYLGEDRSRWREWDACTLIAKAEEKLPILVDQGDRDDFMASQLKPEALEAAARAAEHPLTLRIQPGYDHSYYFIASFIDDHLRHHAQALKA, from the coding sequence ATGACGCTTGAAATTATTTCCAGCCAGAAAAGCTTTGGCGGCTGGCACAAGCGCTATCGGCATCGTTCCACCAACCTGAGCTGCGACATGACCTTCGCCGTCTATCTGCCACCCCAGGCGGAGCAGGGCGGAAAGCTACCGGTGCTGTACTGGCTATCCGGCTTGACGTGCACCGACGAGAATTTCATGCAGAAGGCGGGCGGACACCGGCTGGCGGCTGAACTCGGCCTGGTCATCGTCGCGCCGGACACCAGCCCGCGCGGCGCTGGCGTGCCCGATGATCCGGAGGCGGCTTACGATTTCGGGCTCGGGGCGGGTTTCTACCTCAACGCGTCGCAGGAGCCCTGGGCTCAGCATTACCGCATGCATGATTATGTCGTCGATGAGCTGCCATCGCTGGTCGAGGCCAATTTTCCGGTGTCCGACAAGCGCGGCATTAGCGGCCATTCGATGGGAGGGCACGGCGCCTTGGTCTGTGCATTGAAGAACCCGGGTCGCTACCTATCGCTGTCTGCCTTCGCGCCCATTAGCAACCCCGCCGATTGCCCATGGGGCGAAAAAGCTTTTTCCGGGTATCTGGGTGAAGATCGTTCTCGCTGGCGCGAATGGGATGCCTGCACGCTGATCGCCAAGGCCGAAGAGAAGTTGCCGATTCTGGTGGACCAGGGTGATCGCGACGATTTCATGGCCAGCCAGCTCAAGCCCGAGGCCCTCGAGGCCGCTGCCAGAGCGGCGGAGCATCCGCTGACACTGCGCATCCAGCCCGGCTATGACCATAGCTACTACTTCATCGCCAGTTTCATCGATGACCATCTGCGCCATCATGCGCAGGCGTTGAAAGCCTAG
- a CDS encoding alkene reductase has product MPTLFDPIKIGDLELNNRVIMAPLTRCRAEPGRVPGELIAEYYAQRANAGLIISEATSVTPMGVGYPDTPGIWSSEQVQGWKQVTDAVHAKGGKIILQLWHVGRISDPIYLDGELPVAPSAIKPAGHVSLVRPMKDYETPRALETAEIAGIVEAYRKGAENAREAGFDGVEIHGANGYLLDQFLQDSTNQRTDQYGGSLENRARLILEVTDAVVSVWGAGRVGMHLAPRADSHDMGDSNRAETFGYVARELGKRGIAFICSREKAGEDSLGPQLKQIFGGVYIANERFTKDQANAWLAEGKADAVAFGIPYIANPDLAQRLRQDAPLNEPRPELFYAKGAEGYTDYPSL; this is encoded by the coding sequence ATGCCTACACTTTTCGACCCCATCAAGATCGGCGATCTGGAACTGAACAACCGCGTCATCATGGCTCCGCTGACCCGCTGCCGCGCCGAGCCGGGCCGTGTGCCGGGTGAGCTGATTGCCGAGTACTATGCTCAGCGCGCCAACGCCGGCCTGATCATCAGCGAAGCCACATCGGTCACGCCGATGGGCGTCGGCTATCCGGACACGCCCGGCATCTGGTCGTCCGAACAGGTTCAAGGTTGGAAGCAGGTCACCGACGCGGTACACGCCAAGGGCGGCAAGATCATCCTGCAGCTCTGGCACGTTGGCCGGATTTCCGATCCAATCTACCTCGACGGTGAGTTACCGGTCGCACCCAGCGCGATCAAGCCCGCCGGGCATGTCAGCCTGGTTCGCCCGATGAAGGACTACGAAACGCCGCGTGCGTTGGAAACGGCGGAAATAGCAGGCATCGTCGAGGCTTACCGCAAGGGCGCCGAAAACGCACGCGAGGCCGGTTTCGATGGGGTCGAAATCCACGGCGCCAACGGTTATCTGCTCGATCAGTTTCTGCAGGACAGCACCAATCAGCGCACCGATCAGTACGGCGGCTCATTGGAAAACCGCGCGCGTCTGATACTCGAAGTAACCGATGCCGTGGTCAGCGTATGGGGAGCCGGTCGTGTCGGCATGCATCTGGCGCCGCGAGCCGATTCCCACGACATGGGTGATTCCAATCGCGCCGAAACCTTCGGCTACGTGGCCCGCGAGCTGGGCAAGCGCGGCATCGCGTTCATCTGCAGCCGCGAAAAAGCCGGCGAAGATAGCCTAGGTCCGCAGCTCAAGCAGATCTTCGGAGGCGTCTACATCGCCAACGAACGTTTCACCAAGGACCAGGCAAACGCCTGGCTGGCAGAAGGCAAGGCAGATGCCGTGGCCTTCGGCATTCCCTACATCGCCAACCCTGACCTAGCCCAGCGCCTACGTCAGGACGCGCCACTCAACGAGCCACGCCCCGAACTGTTCTACGCCAAGGGCGCCGAAGGCTATACCGATTATCCGTCGCTCTAG
- a CDS encoding ArsR/SmtB family transcription factor encodes MPDELDDIIKALAHPLRREILQWLKEPQRYFSEQHHSLENGVCAGQIDQRAGLSQSTVSVHLATLQRAGLITNRKIGQWHFFKRNEPAIQDFLARIGQEL; translated from the coding sequence ATGCCCGACGAACTCGACGACATCATCAAAGCGCTTGCTCACCCACTGCGGCGGGAAATCCTGCAGTGGCTGAAGGAACCCCAACGCTATTTTTCCGAGCAGCATCACTCGCTGGAAAACGGTGTCTGTGCCGGGCAGATCGACCAGCGTGCAGGGCTGTCGCAATCAACCGTATCCGTTCACCTGGCGACGCTGCAGCGTGCCGGGCTGATCACCAATCGCAAGATCGGCCAGTGGCACTTCTTCAAGCGCAACGAGCCAGCCATCCAGGATTTTCTGGCCCGTATCGGCCAGGAACTCTGA
- the ispF gene encoding 2-C-methyl-D-erythritol 2,4-cyclodiphosphate synthase — MRIGHGYDVHRFCEGDFVTLGGVQIPHGFGLLAHSDGDVLLHALSDALLGAAALGDIGKHFPDTDPAFKGADSRALLRHVLKQVQAKGWKVGNVDATIVAQAPKMAPHIETMRNLIAEDLQVELDQVNVKATTTEKLGFTGREEGIAVHAVALLVKA; from the coding sequence ATGCGTATCGGCCATGGCTATGACGTGCACCGTTTTTGCGAGGGGGATTTCGTCACGCTGGGTGGCGTGCAGATCCCTCATGGATTCGGCTTGCTCGCCCACTCGGATGGCGATGTGTTGCTCCACGCCTTGAGCGATGCGCTACTCGGCGCCGCAGCGCTGGGCGACATCGGTAAACACTTCCCGGATACCGACCCGGCATTCAAGGGCGCCGACAGCCGGGCACTGCTCCGCCACGTGCTCAAGCAGGTGCAGGCCAAGGGCTGGAAGGTTGGTAACGTGGACGCCACGATTGTTGCGCAGGCTCCGAAGATGGCGCCGCATATCGAGACGATGCGCAACCTGATCGCCGAGGACCTGCAAGTGGAACTGGACCAGGTCAACGTCAAGGCCACCACGACCGAGAAGCTTGGCTTCACTGGACGTGAAGAAGGCATCGCCGTGCATGCAGTCGCATTGCTGGTCAAGGCATGA
- the truD gene encoding tRNA pseudouridine(13) synthase TruD — translation MNEDQLLGPRAHGGPCGTAVLKAVAEDFQVDEVLDIPLSGTGEHLWLWVEKRNLNTEEAARRIARAAGVPARSISYAGLKDRQALTRQWFSLHLPGKADPQLGKAEDETLKILQTGRHQRKLQRGAHSANGFILRLTELRADRAVLDARLERIRAHGVPNYFGLQRFGFEGGNVQGAREYADRQELPVQRNLRSRLLSAGRSYLFNRVLAERVVAGNWNQALVGDLLAFTDSRSFFPAGEAECADPRLALLDLHPTGPLWGAGESPATGDVQVSEAQAAIAEPSIAKWLAEAGMKHERRILRLPIGGLSWHYPEPDILQLEFVLPTGCFATAVVRELVSLAGQTDI, via the coding sequence ATGAACGAGGACCAACTGCTCGGCCCGAGGGCTCACGGCGGGCCCTGTGGTACTGCGGTGCTCAAGGCCGTCGCCGAGGACTTTCAAGTAGATGAGGTGTTGGACATTCCCTTGTCCGGCACGGGCGAGCACCTCTGGCTCTGGGTGGAAAAACGTAATCTGAACACTGAAGAAGCGGCGCGCCGAATTGCCCGAGCGGCCGGTGTACCGGCGCGGAGCATCAGCTATGCCGGCCTGAAGGATCGTCAGGCCTTGACCCGTCAGTGGTTCAGCCTGCATCTGCCGGGCAAGGCCGACCCGCAGTTGGGCAAGGCTGAAGACGAAACGCTGAAAATTCTTCAGACGGGCCGTCATCAACGCAAGCTGCAACGCGGCGCGCATTCGGCCAATGGTTTCATCCTGCGGTTGACCGAGTTACGGGCGGACCGGGCAGTACTGGACGCTCGCCTCGAGCGAATCAGGGCTCACGGCGTCCCTAATTATTTCGGCCTGCAGCGGTTCGGTTTCGAGGGCGGTAATGTTCAGGGCGCACGTGAATACGCCGACCGCCAGGAACTGCCGGTGCAACGCAATCTTCGCTCGCGTCTGCTGTCGGCCGGGCGCAGCTACCTGTTCAATCGGGTGCTGGCCGAGCGGGTTGTTGCGGGCAACTGGAATCAGGCATTGGTGGGAGATCTGCTGGCGTTTACTGATAGCCGTAGCTTTTTCCCGGCAGGCGAAGCCGAGTGCGCCGATCCACGTCTTGCGCTGCTCGACCTGCATCCCACGGGGCCGCTCTGGGGCGCTGGGGAGTCGCCAGCAACAGGAGATGTACAAGTATCAGAGGCACAGGCCGCGATAGCGGAACCGTCAATCGCCAAGTGGCTCGCAGAAGCCGGAATGAAGCATGAGCGGCGCATTCTTCGCCTCCCCATCGGCGGCTTGTCGTGGCATTATCCCGAGCCTGACATTCTGCAACTTGAATTCGTCCTGCCGACCGGATGCTTCGCCACTGCGGTGGTGCGTGAACTGGTCAGCCTGGCAGGGCAGACGGACATTTGA
- the surE gene encoding 5'/3'-nucleotidase SurE encodes MRILIANDDGVYAPGLAALYDALADYAECKVVAPIQDMSGASSALTLDRPLHPITMPNGFIGVNGTPTDCVHLGINGLLDEAPDMVVSGINMGANLGDDVLYSGTVAAAIEGRFTGQPAFAFSLVSRLTDNLPTAAYVARKLVEHQQTLDLPPRTVLSVNVPNLPLDHIRGIQLTRLGHRRRAKPPVKQANPRGKDGYWISVAGDVEDGGPGTDFHAVMQGYVSITPLQLDRTFHEAFEGLDNWLEGVL; translated from the coding sequence ATGCGTATTCTGATCGCCAACGACGACGGGGTGTATGCACCTGGGCTCGCCGCGCTTTATGACGCGCTGGCGGATTACGCCGAGTGCAAGGTAGTTGCCCCAATCCAGGACATGAGCGGCGCTAGCAGTGCATTGACGCTGGATCGCCCGCTTCATCCGATAACCATGCCGAACGGTTTCATCGGCGTGAACGGCACGCCTACCGATTGTGTGCATCTGGGCATTAACGGACTGCTCGACGAAGCACCCGATATGGTGGTTTCCGGCATCAATATGGGCGCCAATCTGGGCGACGACGTGCTGTATTCCGGCACCGTGGCAGCGGCCATCGAGGGCCGCTTCACCGGCCAGCCTGCTTTCGCGTTTTCGTTGGTGTCCCGGCTGACCGATAACCTGCCGACCGCTGCCTATGTTGCGCGCAAGCTTGTCGAGCACCAACAGACGCTCGATCTGCCGCCGCGTACCGTGCTCAGCGTCAACGTGCCTAACCTGCCGCTCGATCACATCCGTGGCATCCAGCTGACCCGGCTTGGCCATCGCCGTCGCGCCAAGCCTCCGGTCAAGCAAGCGAACCCGCGTGGTAAGGACGGCTACTGGATTTCGGTCGCCGGTGACGTTGAAGACGGCGGGCCGGGCACCGACTTCCATGCGGTAATGCAGGGCTACGTGTCGATCACCCCGCTGCAGCTCGACCGGACCTTCCATGAGGCATTCGAGGGACTCGATAACTGGCTGGAGGGCGTGCTGTGA
- a CDS encoding protein-L-isoaspartate(D-aspartate) O-methyltransferase produces the protein MTSQRTRDRLIQRLYEEGLSDARVLEVIRRTPRHLFVDEALSHRAYEDTALPIGHNQTISQPFMVARMSELLLADGPLDKVLEIGTGSGYQTAVLAQLVERVFSVERIQALQDRAKERLVELKLRNVVFRWGDGWEGWPALAPYNGIIVTAAAADVPQALLDQLAPGGRLVIPVGVGEVQQLMLIIREEDGFSRHLLDTVRFVPLLNGPVV, from the coding sequence ATGACTTCGCAACGCACCCGTGACCGCCTGATTCAGAGGCTTTACGAGGAAGGCCTATCGGATGCGCGCGTACTCGAGGTCATCCGGCGTACGCCGCGCCATCTGTTCGTCGATGAGGCCCTGTCCCATCGCGCCTATGAAGATACCGCGCTGCCCATCGGTCACAACCAGACCATTTCGCAACCGTTCATGGTTGCGCGCATGAGCGAACTGTTGCTGGCCGACGGACCGCTCGACAAAGTGTTGGAGATCGGCACCGGGTCCGGTTACCAGACCGCCGTGCTGGCGCAATTGGTCGAGCGGGTGTTCTCCGTCGAGCGCATCCAGGCACTTCAGGATCGGGCAAAAGAGCGTTTGGTCGAACTCAAGTTGCGCAACGTGGTCTTTCGCTGGGGTGATGGTTGGGAAGGTTGGCCTGCATTGGCGCCCTATAACGGCATCATCGTTACCGCGGCGGCAGCCGATGTGCCACAGGCCCTGCTCGATCAACTGGCTCCCGGCGGGCGGCTGGTGATTCCGGTCGGGGTTGGCGAAGTGCAGCAGTTGATGCTGATCATTCGAGAGGAAGATGGTTTTTCCCGCCACCTGCTGGATACCGTACGCTTTGTGCCGCTGCTCAATGGACCTGTAGTTTGA
- a CDS encoding DUF368 domain-containing protein has protein sequence MKNALLLYAKGMAMGAADVVPGVSGGTVAFITGIYDELLRSIGAVPNAVGPLLRGRVAEAWRIANASFLLVLFAGILTSVLSLAKLITYLLEQHPIPVWSFFFGLILVSVHLVSKEIQRRNVSRLLSLCVGIGFAYWITVAAPMQWSASSISLFFAGAIAICAMILPGISGSFILVLLGLYPVILGAVRALDLGVMLTFAAGCLVGLLSFARVLSWVLRRWRDLTLAFLTGLMLGSLNKVWPWKETLTWRLDSHGKRVPLLEQNLLPGTYGDLTGQDPQLLLAVLLAVAGVALVLGLEWFAGRRQPLAETV, from the coding sequence ATGAAAAACGCGTTGTTGTTGTACGCCAAAGGCATGGCCATGGGCGCGGCTGATGTGGTTCCGGGCGTGTCGGGCGGAACGGTAGCCTTCATCACAGGTATCTACGACGAACTGCTGCGCTCCATCGGTGCCGTGCCCAATGCGGTCGGCCCATTGCTGCGTGGTCGCGTTGCCGAAGCGTGGCGTATCGCCAATGCGAGCTTTTTGCTGGTGCTGTTCGCCGGCATTCTGACCAGCGTGCTCAGCCTGGCCAAACTGATCACCTACCTGCTGGAACAGCACCCGATTCCGGTCTGGTCGTTTTTCTTCGGTCTGATTCTGGTTTCGGTGCATCTGGTCAGCAAGGAAATCCAAAGACGCAATGTGTCACGGCTGTTGAGCCTGTGTGTCGGGATCGGCTTTGCCTACTGGATCACCGTCGCGGCGCCCATGCAGTGGAGCGCAAGCAGCATCAGTCTGTTCTTTGCCGGAGCCATTGCCATCTGCGCGATGATCCTGCCAGGTATTTCCGGCAGCTTCATTCTGGTATTACTTGGCCTGTATCCGGTCATACTGGGTGCCGTTAGGGCATTGGATCTTGGGGTCATGCTGACCTTCGCGGCGGGATGTCTTGTCGGCCTGCTAAGTTTCGCTCGCGTGCTGAGCTGGGTATTGCGGCGTTGGCGGGATCTTACCTTGGCGTTTCTGACCGGGTTGATGCTCGGCTCGCTGAACAAGGTATGGCCCTGGAAGGAAACCTTGACTTGGCGCTTGGATTCCCACGGTAAGCGTGTGCCGCTGCTCGAGCAGAATTTGCTGCCCGGTACTTATGGCGATCTGACCGGACAAGATCCACAGTTGTTGCTGGCCGTACTGCTGGCAGTAGCTGGCGTTGCCCTTGTGCTCGGGCTCGAGTGGTTCGCCGGACGGCGTCAGCCACTGGCGGAAACGGTCTGA
- a CDS encoding peptidoglycan DD-metalloendopeptidase family protein, with amino-acid sequence MKLTATMRWISTSSIRCTLAVILAGALLAGCASSPSGGVHVVDRNSRDRVTSGQYVVQRGDTLWSIAFRFGWDWRDLARVNSISPPHVIYPGQTIRFSGQAPRAVATRPAPPAPSSKPAVVATPVPTPPPLTRPSVPAPKTPVATTPVTPVTRSASGWAWPAGGTVIGRFSSNGSLNKGIDIAGELGQPVLAASDGAVVYAGSGLRGYGELVIIKHSDTYVSAYGHNRRLLVQEGQQVKAGQRIAEMGSTGTDRVKLHFEIRRQGKPVDPLQYLPKR; translated from the coding sequence GTGAAGCTCACAGCCACCATGCGGTGGATCAGCACTTCGTCCATCCGCTGCACACTTGCTGTCATTCTGGCGGGTGCGTTGCTTGCCGGGTGTGCCAGCTCACCCTCGGGTGGCGTGCATGTTGTGGATCGCAACAGTCGCGATCGTGTGACCAGTGGCCAATACGTCGTCCAGCGCGGCGATACGCTATGGTCGATCGCCTTTCGCTTTGGCTGGGATTGGCGTGATCTGGCAAGGGTCAACAGCATTAGCCCTCCTCATGTCATTTATCCGGGCCAGACGATTCGTTTCAGTGGGCAGGCACCACGGGCTGTAGCCACCCGTCCAGCCCCTCCTGCGCCAAGTTCTAAGCCTGCGGTGGTCGCGACACCGGTCCCGACGCCACCACCGCTGACCCGTCCCAGCGTGCCGGCGCCAAAAACACCCGTGGCCACGACGCCGGTTACCCCCGTGACTCGCTCCGCAAGCGGCTGGGCCTGGCCTGCGGGCGGTACGGTAATTGGTCGATTTTCCTCAAACGGCAGTTTGAATAAAGGCATTGATATCGCCGGGGAATTAGGACAGCCTGTTTTAGCTGCTTCTGATGGGGCTGTTGTGTACGCCGGCAGTGGTTTACGGGGTTACGGCGAACTTGTGATCATCAAGCACAGCGATACCTATGTAAGTGCCTACGGTCACAACCGCAGGCTGCTGGTTCAGGAGGGTCAACAAGTCAAGGCTGGGCAGAGAATTGCCGAGATGGGATCGACTGGAACCGACCGGGTGAAGCTGCATTTCGAGATTCGCCGCCAAGGCAAACCCGTAGATCCTCTGCAATACCTACCCAAGCGCTGA